GGTGTTGTGGGCGTAGTTATCTGCTAATGCATTCAAGGATAGGCCATATTCCTCAATCTTGCTATCAGGTGCTATAACTGTACTGTTGTTTCCTGCTGTGGCATCCATAAATTCCTCCTCTTCCTGGCCTTCCATCATGTGCAGTCCCTTGGCAATGCACTTATGTCCTGGCATAAATTTGTCTCCACACTTAAAACATTGCCCCAACCTGCGCCTCTACTCGTACATGGTTTCTGGGACCTTTGGTGTCTGCAAATTATTGCCCACATAGGTGGATTGAGGATTACCAAATGATCTTCCCATTCCTGGCTTGGTAGTGAATCTGTTCTTCCTTGCCAATATATTGTTCGATTCCTCCTGCCACTTTGCTTGATCAAAGGCTGTCAGCAACGTGCCTGGCTTCAGTATCTTCAACATAGGTTTGATGTCCTCTTTTAATCCACTAATAAAGCTGGAAATGTAGTAGGACTCTGGCAGTACTGGATTGAGTGAATGCATCAATGATTTGAGATCTTCAAACCTTTCCACATACTCTTCCATACCATTCTCTTgcgttaatttgttgaattccTCCACAATATCCTCCCTACTACCAAACCGGCTGCATATGGCCTTTGAGAACTCCTCCCATTCTAGACTAGCATCCAGCCCACACATGTACCCTTCAAACCATATTTCTGCTTTCCCTTCCAAATACAAGGAAGCTATCTCTACCCATTGTTGCCATGGAATTGCATTGAGTTTGAAGAACTTGTTGCACCTTCTCAACCATCCTCTAGGGTTGTCTCCTCGAAAAATGGTTAGATCCATCTTAGGCAATCCTGCATTGAACATAGCTCTATGCTGTTCCTGCCCGTAATTTGCATCTCCTCTCATAGGACCTTTCCCTTTAGAAGGTATTCCTTCAATGTTGCCCCTGGTTGGAGTTTGTAGTATGCCTTTAGAAGTACTCCCCATATCCTTTTCCATCATGTGGTGAGCAAGAAACGCCTGGAACTGACTGGATAGTGTTTCCAGTTGAACACTAATCTGCTCATTCTTCTTACTTTGTTCCTCCCGCTGCTCTTGGAATTCTTGTTGCATGATCTGCATTTGTTCATCCAATTTCTTGCAATGTTCTTCCACATTTTTAACCATGGTGTTAGATCTTaagactctgataccaattgttaagGTTGCTTAACAAGtgaaaaagaattgaagaagaaatgaa
This genomic stretch from Populus alba chromosome 19, ASM523922v2, whole genome shotgun sequence harbors:
- the LOC118056768 gene encoding uncharacterized protein, which translates into the protein MVKNVEEHCKKLDEQMQIMQQEFQEQREEQSKKNEQISVQLETLSSQFQAFLAHHMMEKDMGSTSKGILQTPTRGNIEGIPSKGKGPMRGDANYGQEQHRAMFNAGLPKMDLTIFRGDNPRGWLRRCNKFFKLNAIPWQQWVEIASLYLEGKAEIWFEGYMCGLDASLEWEEFSKAICSRFGSREDIVEEFNKLTQENGMEEYVERFEDLKSLMHSLNPVLPESYYISSFISGLKEDIKPMLKILKPGTLLTAFDQAKWQEESNNILARKNRFTTKPGMGRSFGHKCIAKGLHMMEGQEEEEFMDATAGNNSTVIAPDSKIEEYGLSLNALADNYAHNTIRIRGSYQGKDLVILIDNGSTHSFLDASIAGELQLPVANSPVLAVTVANGSVILCDSYTAGFTWFMQNYEFTADLRILKLGRCDMVLGVDWLRKFSPILFDFIKMKLTFKKEGRMLELKGIIETASLQSMTVEKVQKNLKTSIMGFVGQFFLIKATAATLAGLPNPAVEKLLTVYAEVFQEPTALPPGRRHDHKILLHTGAHPVNCRPYKTSFFQKGEIEKMVKEMLSNNIIQPSVSPFASPVLLVKKKNNSWRFCVDYRRLNEVTIKNKFPIPLIDDLLDELQGSSFFSKLDLRSGYHQVRMYEEDVEKTAFRTHQGHYEFRVMPFGLPNAPATF